GGCGGTATAAATTTCGGTTTCACCATCAAGACAAAGGCCCGCGACCGCCAGAGCCATTATAACACGATGATCGTAATGCCCATGCACAACAGCCGGTTTGAGCTTCGACCCACGGATCACAAGACCGTCAGGCAGCTCTTCAATATCCGCACCCATTTTGGTCAGCTCTTCGCGCATTACTGCGATGCGGTCTGTCTCCTTAAGCCGTGCCTGAGGAACATTTGCCAGCCTGGTCTCACCTTCGGCAAAACATGCTGTAACCGCCAATGCAGGCAGAGCATCGGGAGTATCGGACAAATTGAGCGTTGCGCCATGAAGCTCGCCGCTCTTAACTACCAGGGCTCTTTGCTCTCCACTCTCCACTCTCCACTCGATATTTGCTCCCATTTTCCGAAGCATATCTACAATCGCCTTATCGCCTTGTGTATCGTTCTCGTCCAGCCCAAGCAGTGTTAATCCCGAGCCTGTGATAGCGGCAGCGCACATAAAAAATGCAGCCGAGCTCCAATCCGCAGGCACGGCACGATCAAAAGGCTTGTAGTTCTGCCTCCCAGGAATAATAAACTCATTGAAATCGTGATTTTCAAGCATTATTCCTTGCTCTTTGATCCAGCGCAGGGTCATCTCGACATAGGGTTTCTCGATCAGGCTATGCACTTCTATTGTCGTATCACTTTGGGCAAGCGGGCAGCTAATCAACAGACTGGTGAGATACTGCGAGGTCTTGCTGCCGTCGAGTGCGACATTTCCACCAATCAATGGGCCACTGACGATTATAGGAGCCATGCCGTTACCGCGAGTTGATTCGAGCCTTGCTCCGAGAGCATTCAGCGCGTCTATAATCGGTCCTGCCGGTCTGCGCCTGATCTGATCATCGCCCGTAAATACGCTGACCCCATCTACAAGAGAGGCCATACCTAAAGCTATGTACAGCGTGGTGCCTGAGTTACCGACGTCAATCACGTTATCCGGCACGCTCGGCCTTCCGCCGACTCCATGCACGACCCAGTCATCGGGTTTATTGATCTCGGCGCCGAGTAGCCGGCAGGCGTTTACTGCCGCAAGG
The Armatimonadota bacterium DNA segment above includes these coding regions:
- the aroA gene encoding 3-phosphoshikimate 1-carboxyvinyltransferase; the encoded protein is MKLVVNKSELSGSVEIPGSKSHTIRAAVIASLAEGESIIRRPLVASDTLAAVNACRLLGAEINKPDDWVVHGVGGRPSVPDNVIDVGNSGTTLYIALGMASLVDGVSVFTGDDQIRRRPAGPIIDALNALGARLESTRGNGMAPIIVSGPLIGGNVALDGSKTSQYLTSLLISCPLAQSDTTIEVHSLIEKPYVEMTLRWIKEQGIMLENHDFNEFIIPGRQNYKPFDRAVPADWSSAAFFMCAAAITGSGLTLLGLDENDTQGDKAIVDMLRKMGANIEWRVESGEQRALVVKSGELHGATLNLSDTPDALPALAVTACFAEGETRLANVPQARLKETDRIAVMREELTKMGADIEELPDGLVIRGSKLKPAVVHGHYDHRVIMALAVAGLCLDGETEIYTAEALGVTFPNFVELMNGVGGNIRKAD